Genomic segment of Sodaliphilus pleomorphus:
TCACACCCGTCTGCGACTCGCCCGAGTTGCTGTAGGAAGCCACACAGTGGCGCACGCCCAGGGCATCGTCGAAGTGCTGATACATCAGGCACTCCTTGTTGCCGGCCAGGTTTTGAGAGCCAAAGAGGTCGCGCAACGGGGTATCGATGGCATAATTGCCGCTCTTCATCACAATGGCCGCAGCATCGCGGGCCAGCTCAAGGTACTTCTTGGCATGAGCCGGGTCGCCATTGTGGTAGACCTGCCACGTGCCCTCAAAGAGGAACCAGCGCGAGATGAAGCCAGCGGCCACATAGCGGTTGAGCAGGTCGACACCGTCGTTTACACGTATGTTCTCGAGAGCATACTTGCTCATCGTGTAGAGGCTGTCCATCACCAGCAGGCGCGGGTCACGGTCTTTGTAGAGCTGTGCCGTGTCGGTGCTCGACACATCGGTGGGGAAATAAGGCACGTCGCCAAACACCTCAACCAGGCGGGCATAGGCAAAGCACTTGTAAAACTTGGCCACACCCATCCAGTGGTTGAAAGCCTCGCTCGACAGCAGCCCGTTGGCATTCATCTTGTTGAGGCGGTTGATAAAGATGTTGGCCTTGTGCACCCATGCAAAGTTCCACGACGGGCCGCAGTATTGCGTCATCCACGAGATGGACTCACTCTTGGAGCCACGGCTCGAAGGTACCTGGTCCTCAAACGAGGCCTGTGTGCCCTGACTGCACACGTCGTCGCTGAACACATAGCCGCGGTAGTCGGAATAGGCTTCCGACCAGCCCACGCCATAGCCTATGTAGTAGTTGCTGTAAAAACCGTTGCCAAACAGGCGCACATCGTTCTCGTTGCGCCAGTAGTTGGGATCGGTGGGATTCTCGCGAGGCTCACGGTTGATGACCTGCTCGCACGACGACAAGCCCAGGCTGAGCAACCCCGCAAATATGATCAATAATTTCTTTTTCATTGTTTAGAAAGTTTAATTAGAAGTTAAGTTGAATACCTACTGAGATGTTCTTCATTGCAGGAGTGCCCACACCGGTGCGGCCACTGTTGTAGTTGCCGCTGTTGAACATCGACACGCCGCTCACCACCTCGGGATCGATAGGAAGCCCGCGCAGGTTGTCGTGGGTGAAGAGGTTCTCGGCTGCCACATAGAAGCGGGCCTTGCTGATGTAGGCCTTCTTGGTGATGCTTGCAGGCAGCGTGTAGCCCAGAGTGATGTTCTTGCAACGCAAGTAGGCCATGTTGAGCAGGTAACGGCTCTGCTTCTGCAAGTTGAAGCCTGTGTCGCTGCCGCCCATGTTCCAAGCTGCCGGATAGAAGGCGCCAGTGTTGTTCTCGGTCCAGTAGTCGCCGGCAATAGCCTGAGGCATTGCGCCGTCGCCGCAATTGTAGCCAGGAATGGCCAGGAAGCCCGAGCCCCAAATCTTGCGGCTGCCCACGCCCTGGAAGAAAATGGAGAAGTCTACACCATACCAGTCGGCACCCAGCCTGAAGCCATACTCATAGCGAGGTGTGGAGTTGCCTATCACCTTCTTGTCGCCGTGCTTCTCGACAGTGTTGTCGCCGTACCAGATGTCGCCGTTGCCGTCGAGATCCTTATATTTCACATCGCCGGGGCCAAAGTGGAACTTGCCCGACTCAAAGCGGTCCTGATACACGCCGTTGGGGTCGCTCAGCTTGTTGACCAGGCGTGCATCGGGGTGCTCGGCCAGTGTGGTCTCCTTGCCATGATAGGCATAGGTGGTCACGATTTTGCCGTTCTCGTCATACACGAAGTCGCTCTTCTGATAGAGGCGGTCGGTCTCATAGCCCCATATCTCGCCATAGGTCTTGCCATTGTACCAGCCATCGATATCACGGCCCGAGCCGTACTTGGTGATCGTAGACTTGGCGTCGCTCACCGTCACCATGGCGTTCAGGCCAAGGCCGTTGGCAAAGCGGTGGTTGAAGTCGACCTCAATCTCCCAGCCGCGGGTGCGGATGTTGCCAAAGTTGCCCATGGGCGCAGCAGCGCCGAAGGTATCGGGAATGCCCTCTTGAGGCACAAGCATGTTTTTGGTGTCGCGCTGGTACCAGTCGAAGATCACACCTATGCGGCCGTCCCACAGCGAGATGTCGGTACCCAGGTCGAGGGTTTCAATGTCTTGCCAAGTGATGTCGCCGTAAACCGACGAGGGTGTGCCCACATAGGTGAGTTTGGAACCGTTCTGGATCCAGCTGAGCTGGCCCTGGGCCATTGTGGAAATGTAGAGCGAGTTGCTCACCGACTGGTCGCCAATCTTGCCATAGCTGCCTCGCAGTTTCCACGAGGTGAGCACGGGCTTGGCCCAGCGCATAAAGGCCTCGTCGCCAACGCGCCAGCCCATAGAGAACGACGGGAACCAGCGCCAGCGCAAGTCTTTGGGGAACTTGGAAGTGGCATCATGACGCAGGTTGAACTCGAGCAGGTAGCGCTGCATCAAGGCATAGTTCACGCGGCCAAACCATCCCAGCTGGCCGTCCCAGTCCTTGGAGCCGCCGGCAGTCTGCGTGCCGCAGGTCTTGGAGAACGATGGGTGAAAGATGTCGGTCAAGTTGGTCACTTGCGACCAGTTGCTCTCGCTCTCCCAGTCTACACAGTTCATACCGAGCATGAGCTTCACGTTGTTGATGTCGTTGATGTCCCAGTTGTAGTCGGTGGTGATATTCCAGGTGTGTCGCTTGGCATTGATGGTGCTGCGATAGATGTGGTCGGGGTTGGCACCATTGCCGGTATATTGCATGTAGGGCATGTCCCAGGCAGCATAGGCGCCAGGAGTGCCGGCAGGCACAACCTCGCCGGCATCGTTCACATAGATCTGGTTGCCATCGGCGTCGAGGCGGGCCACATAGGCGCTGCCGCCTGCCCACGAGTTGTCCATGGTGAACTTGGTGCCCACCTTGTTCCACACTTCATCTTCGGCAGCATAGGTGTAGTCCACGTTCACGTGCCAATCTTTGGTGATGTTGAGGGTAGTACCCAGGCTCACGCTCAAGTAGGTGTCCTGCTTGTTGGCCGTGTTGGCATTCTTCATCTCGTTGTAAGGGCTGCGTATGTCGCGCCCCCACTCATCCTGGCCCATGGGATAGGTGGTGTCCCAACGGTAGAGGTAGAGCCACGGGTCGGCCGTGGTGCTGCTTGTGGCATAGGCATAGCGCTTGTTGCGCATGCTGTAGTTGAAGCCCGTGCGCACGGTCCAGTACTTGTTGATGTCGGTGCTGATGCGGGCCGATGCATTGTAGCGGCGGAAGTCGTCGTGCTTGGCCGGGCGAATCAGGCCGTTCTGGTCGAGATAGCCCAGGCCTATGCTGTAGCTCGTGCGGCCCGAGCGGCCGTTGACCGAGACGTTGTGGCTCATCGACGGTGTCCACTCGCGTATCATGTAATCGTAGGGATCAAAGATGCGCTTGGAGAAACGGTACTTGTTGTTGTCGAGATACCAATCGCGACCGTACACAAACGGGTCGTTCTTGCCAATCTTGCCGCCATAGGTGGCCTGCCACTCACGTGCCTTCTCGAGGCTCTCCTCGTTGACAAACCAGAAGGCGCCATACACCGTGCCACCGGCACGCTTCAAGGCATCGACACGATAGGCAATACCGTCGACACCGGCCATGTCCATCTTCTTGGAGATATTCTCCCAGGCAAAGTTGCCCGAGTAGCTCACGTCGACGTTGTCGGTCTTGGAGCCCTTTTTGGTTGTGATCAGGATCACGCCAAAGGCGGCCTTGGAACCGTAGATCGAGGAGGCAGCTGCGTCCTTGAGCACCGAGATGTTAGCAATGTCCTCGGGGTTTACGATCTGAATAGATGGAATCTCGACGTTGTCGAGCAAGATGAGCGGCTTGGAGCTGCCTGTGTAGGAGGCAACCTGGCCACGTATCTTGATTGTGGGGTCGGAGCCCACCTCGCCATTGGGGATGGTCACGCTCAGGCCTGGGGTGGTACCCTGCAAGCCGCGGCCCACATCGGGGATTTGACGGCCCACCAATGTCTTGTCGACGTCGACCGACGACACAGCGCCCGTCAAGTTGGCCTTCTTCTGCTGGCCGTAGCCCACCACGACCACATCGCCCAGCAGCTGGTTGTCGGGCACAAGTTTCACATTGGTGTCGTCGCCAGGATTCAGAATCAACGGCTTGTAGCCGATGTAGGAGATCTTGAGCTTACCCTTGCCGGTGGTTCTGAGTGAGAACCGGCCGTTGACATCGGTCATGGTGCCTCGCGTGGTCCCCACTTCGGAGACGCTGGCGCCAATCACAGGCTCGCCCTTGTCGTCGGTCACAGTACCTGTAACGATACCGGCCGAAGCATGGGACCCTTGTGGCTCGGGAGCAGCAGCATAGGCATAGCTTCCCATAGCACCACAAGCCAGAAATAGTGCTCCTATAAGAGCAAGTTTTCTTTTCATAGAGTACTTGGTTTTTGTTTGTTATACATTAAATTATTAATTAGTGAAAGCTGAAGTTTCATCCTGTGATGTAGTTCAACATCACAGTTTATCCAGAAAACGAAAACCCTAACGTTGCGAGTTGAGACACATGAGAAAGTGTGCGTGCGTGCTCGGCTCAAGCCTTAAAACATAGTTTTTGCGATCTCTGAAATCAATTCAACTCCAAAGTTAATGATTTTTTCTAAAATAGGTTCATCAAACTCAAAAAAATTTAAAAATTCCCTATTTTGCGTATCGCAAGGGGCACATGGGCACACTTGCACATGGCGGGGAGCAACGGGGTGCGTTTTTTACATTGTGTCACATTATTTAATCAACTTATATCTTCCTGGATTTTGCATTGTGAAGTTAAAATGTTAATTTTGCAATCGTAAAAAAACAGAAGTTGAAGCAACTATTTTATTATAAAATAAATTTATAAAATTTCTAATCATGGGATATTTAACAAATGACAAGCTTCTTATCGTCGGTGCTGGCGGTATGATTGGTTCCAACATGGTGCAGAGCGTTTTGATGCTCGGTCTCACTCCTAACGTATGCCTGTACGACATCTATGAGCCCGGTGTTCATGGTGTGTATGACGAGATACAACAATGCGCATTCCCCGGCGCCAACGTTACCTACTACGCTCCCGCAGTAGAAGACATGAACAATCCCGAGAAAGTTGCCGAGGCAGCCAAGAAGGCATTTACGGGTGCCAAATACATCATCTCGTCGGGCGGTGCTCCACGCAAGGCTGGCATGACCCGCGAGGATCTGCTCAAGGGCAACTGCAAGATCGCTGCCGAATTTGGCGACAACATCAAGAAATACTGCCCCGACGTTGAGCACGTGGTTGTGATTTTCAACCCGGCCGACGTGACCGCCCTCACGGCCCTCATCCACTCGGGCTTGAAGCCCAGCCAGCTCACCTCGCTGGCCGCACTCGACTCGACCCGTCTGCAGCAGGCCCTGGCTCACGAGTTTGGCGTGCAGCAAGACAAGGTGACCGGTGCACACACCTATGGTGGCCACGGCGAGCAGATGGCCGTGTTTGCCTCGCAGGTGAAGATCGACGGCAAGCCACTGAGCGAGATGGGGCTGAGCGCCGAGCGCTGGGAAGAGATCAAGCACATGACGGTGCAAGGCGGCAGCAACATCATCAAGCTGCGTGGCCGCAGCTCGTTCCAGAGCCCTGCCTACTGCGCTGTGAAGATGATTGAGGCTGCCATGGGCGGCGAGAAGTTCACTCTGCCTGCAGGCTGCTATGTGAACCACGACAAGCTGGGCTTCAAGAATGTGATGATGGCTATGCCGTCGACCATCGACAAGACGGGCGTTCACTTTGTTGAGCCCACTGGCACCGAGGAAGAGCTCAAGAGCCTCCAGGCTTCTTACGAGCACCTGTGCAAGATGCGTCAAGAGGTTATCGACCTCAACATCATTCCTCCTGTGGAGAAATGGACCGAGATGAACCCCAACCTCTAAATTGAGACACGACTGCCCCCCACACATCATTTAGGGGCTGCCGAAAGATACCGAGCGGGCTGCTCCATCGCAATTGCGGGAGCAGCCCGTTTTTTTTCTTGTGTGCACCAGCCGAGTGCCCGCGGCAAGCTCAAGCGTGCAGAAACAAAAAAAAATTTTCCAGCCGCCACGATTGCAGCGGCTGGAAAAAACGTGAATGAGTGGGGGCAATTGTCACGCTATCAACACACGCGTTTGCCGGCGAGATAGTGGGCCTGCACAATAGGTGTGGTATAGGCATAGGGGATAAAGGCCAGCGATGGAATGGGCTTGGTGACGACAAAATTGGCCACCTTACCCACGGCAATGCTGCCGTAGTCGCTGCTCAAGCCCATGGCATAGGCACCGTTGAGGGTGGCGGCGTTGAGCGCCTCGGCAGGCTGCAAGCGCATCTTGACGCAAGCGAGCGACACGGCAAACTTCATGTCGCCCGACGGTGTCGACCCTGGATTGTAGTCGCTGGCAATGGCCACGCCCAGCCCGGCGTCGATCATCTTGCGGGCCGGGGCATAGGGCATGTTGAGGAAAAACGATGTGCCAGGCAACACAGTGGGCGATGTGGCGCTGTCGCGCAGCAGCTCGATGTCGGCACCGGTCATGCTCTCAAGGTGGTCGACCGAGAGGGCATTGTGGCTCACGGCCACCTCTACCCCGCCGCTGGCAGCCAGCTCCTGCCCGTGAATCTTGGCTCTCATGCCATAGCGGGCGCCGGCATCGATGATGCGGGCCGTCTCGGCAGGAGTAAAGAAGCCCTCGTCGCAGAACACGTCGACATAGTCGGCCAGGTGCTCGGCAGCCACTGCCGGTATCATCTCGTCGACCACCAGGTCGACATAGGCCGACTGGCGGCCGGCATAGTCGCGCCCCACAGCATGGGCGCCCAGGAAGGTCGACACCACCTTGAGGGGAGCATCGCGCTTGATGCGCTTCACCACACGCAGCATCTTGAGCTCGTCGGCCGTGTTAAGGCCATAGCCGCTTTTGATCTCGATGCAGCCAGTGCCCTTGGCCACCACCTCGTCGATGCGCTGCATGGCTTGGGCATAGAGCTCGTCGGCACTCATGTGATGCAACCTGTCGGCACTGTTGAGGATGCCGCCGCCGCGGCGGGCAATCTCGGCATAGGACAAGCCGTTGATTTTGTCGACAAACTCCTGCTCGCGGCTGCCGGCATACACCAGGTGGGTGTGAGAGTCGCAAAACGAGGGCAACACAGTGCCGCGACGGGCATCGACCACCTCGTGAGCGCTCACCGAGAGGTCGCGCTCGAGCCCGAAGTCGGCAATGCGGCCGTCGTCGACAAGCAAATAGGCATCGTGGATGCAGTCAAACTCGGCCATGTCGGCGCCGCACTTGCGTGCCAGGCCCGGGACACGGGTGATGCCGGCAAGCGTGGCAATGTTATAGACGAGTAAGCGGCTCATGGCGCAAGAACTGTATTGACTTCTCGATGTGTGGATACATGAGCTGGTCGATGTCGATGAAGGGCACTATCTTGCGGTAATCGTCGTGAATGCGCATGATGGCCGGCGACGAGCGCAGTGGCTTGCGGAAGTCGAGCGCCTGGGCGGCGTTGAAGAGCTCGATGGCCAGCACTCGCTCGGTGTTGTCGACCACTGCACGCAACTTGAGCGCGGCGTTGGCGCCCATACTCACCAGGTCTTCCTGGTCCTGGCACGAGGGGATGTTGTCGATCGACGAGGGCATGGCCAGTGTCTTGTTGAGGCTCACCACCGATGCAGCCGTGTATTGCGTGATCATGAAGCCGCTGTTGAGTCCAGGCTTGGCAACCAGGAAGCTGGGCAGGTCGCGCAACCCCGACACCAGGCGGTAGATGCGGCGCTCGCTGATGTCGGCCAGCTCGCTCATGGCTATCGACAAGAAGTCCATGGGCAGGGCGATGGGCTCGCCGTGGAAGTTGCCGCCCGAGATGATGAGGTCGTCGTCGGGGCACACGGTGGGATTGTCGGTAGCCGAGTTGATCTCGATGTCGATAACCGAACTCACGTAGCGTATCGTGTCTTTCACAGCACCGTGCACCTGCGGCACGCAGCGGAACGAGTAGGGGTCTTGCACGTGGCTCTTGGGGCGGTCGATGAGCTCGCTGCCCTCGAGCAGCTCGCGCACAGTGCTGGCCGTCTCTATCTGGCCACGGTGAGGACGCACCTGGTGCACAGCGTCGAAGAAGGGGTCGATGCGCCCGTCGAAGGCGTCGAGCGACATGGCGGCAATCACGTCGGCCCACTGGCTCAGGCGCTCGGCGTTGATGATGGCCCACACGGCCTGCGCGCTCATGTTCTGGGTGCCGTTGAGCAGGGCAAGGCCTTCCTTGCTGGCCAGCTCGATGGGTGCCCAGTTCATCTTCTTGAGCAGCTGCTCGCCGCTCATGACCTTGCCGTCGACCTCGACCTCGCCCAGGCCCACCAGTGGCAGGCTCATGTGGGCCAGCGGCACCAGGTCGCCCGAGGCGCCGAGCGATCCTTGGGCATAGACCACGGGCACGATGTCGGCGTTGTACATGTCGATGAGACGCTGCACGGTGTCGAGCTTGCAGCCCGAGTAGCCGTAGCTGAGCGACTGCACCTTGAGCAGCATCATCATCTTCACAATGTCGGCAGGCAGGCGGTCGCCCACGCCGCAGGCATGCGACTTGATGAGGTTGATTTGCAATTGCGACAGCTGGTCCTTGCTTATCGACACGTTGCACAGCGATCCAAAGCCGGTGGTTACGCCGTAGATGGGAGTATCCTCGCGCTTGATGCGATCGTCGAGATAGGTGCGGCAGCGCTCTATGCGGCGACGGGCGTCGTCGCTCAGCTGCAGCTTGTAGTGGTTGTACACGATCTCGCCTATACGCTCGATCGAGAGATGGTCGTTGCTGATATAATGTATATGTTCCATGTGTTTTTAAATAGGAAAATCGGTGTGTGCGGCACAATGACTGCTGCCCAAAGAGCGTGTGCACGCACACACACGACTAATTAAAATTTAAAATTATTAATAAGGTCATCATCGACCAGGTTGGGCATGGTGACTGTGAGTTGGGGCGTGCGTTGCATCTCGCGGGTAATGGCGTCGATCGAGCCCTTGTTGCGAGCCCACGAGCGACGTGCGATGCCATTGTTCACGTCCCAGAAGAGCATCATCTTGATGCGGCTGTCGCACTCAGGAGTGCCATCGATAACCATGCCGAAGCCGCCGTTCACGACTTCGCCCCAGCCCACGCCGCCGCCATTGTGCAAGCTCACCCACGTGGCACCGCGGAAGGAGTCGCCTATCACGTTCTGCACGGCCATGTCGGCACAGAACTGCGACCCGTCGTAGATATTGCTGGTCTCGCGGAAGGGCGAGTCGGTGCCCGACACGTCGTGATGGTCGCGCCCTATGACCACAGGGGCCGAGATCCTGCCCTCGGCGACAGCCTTGTTGAAGGCCTGTGCAATGCGGGTGCGACCCTCGCAGTCGGCATAGAGGATGCGGGCCTGAGAGCCCACCACCAGGTGGTTGCGGCCAGCCTGCTCTATCCAGTGCAGGTTGTCGGCCAGCTGGCCGTGTATGTCGGCAGGGGCATGGCTGAGCATGTCGGTCAGTATTTGGGCCGCGATGCGGTCGGTCGTCTCCAGGTCGCGCGGGTCGCCCGAGGAGCACACCCAGCGGAAGGGGCCGAAGCCGTAGTCGAAGAACATGGGGCCCATGATGTCTTGCACGTATGACGGGTAGCGGAAGTGCTTGTCGTCGAGCATGACGTCGGCACCGGCGCGGCTCGACATGAGCAAGAAGGCGTTGCCATAGTCAAAGAAATACATGCCACGGGCCGTGAGGCGGTTGATGGCAGCCACCTGGCGGCGCAGCGAGGCAAACACCTGCTCCTTGAAGCGGTCGGGGTCGTCGGCCATCATGCGCTTCGACTCCTCGAGCGAGAGCCCCACGGGATAGTAACCGCCGGCATAGGGGTTGTGCAGCGAGGTCTGGTCGCTGCCCAGGTCGACGCGTATGTTTTCGTCGGCCAGGCGTTCCCACAGGTCGACGATGTTGCCCACATAGGCCATCGACACCACACGATGCTCGGCCACAGCCTTGCGCACGGCGGGAATGAGCTCGTCGAGACTCGTGTGCAGCTCGTCGACCCACCCCTGGTCGTAACGCTTCTGGGCTGCCAGGGGGTTGATTTCGGCCACCACGCTCACCACGCCGGCAATGTTGCCAGCCTTGGGCTGAGCGCCCGACATGCCGCCCAGTCCCGACGACACAAAGAGAGGGATGCGGTGCTCGGGGTTGTCGCCCATCACCCGGCGGGCAGCATTGAGCACGGTGATGGTGGTGCCATGCACGATGCCTTGCGGGCCTATATACATGTAGCTGCCAGCCGTCATCTGCCCATACTGGCTCACGCCCAGGGCGTTGTCGCGCTCCCAGTCGTCGGGCTTGCTGTAGTTGGGTATCACCATGCCGTTGGTCACAACCACACGGGGTGCATTCTTGTGCGAGGGGAACAGGCC
This window contains:
- the hutH gene encoding histidine ammonia-lyase — protein: MEHIHYISNDHLSIERIGEIVYNHYKLQLSDDARRRIERCRTYLDDRIKREDTPIYGVTTGFGSLCNVSISKDQLSQLQINLIKSHACGVGDRLPADIVKMMMLLKVQSLSYGYSGCKLDTVQRLIDMYNADIVPVVYAQGSLGASGDLVPLAHMSLPLVGLGEVEVDGKVMSGEQLLKKMNWAPIELASKEGLALLNGTQNMSAQAVWAIINAERLSQWADVIAAMSLDAFDGRIDPFFDAVHQVRPHRGQIETASTVRELLEGSELIDRPKSHVQDPYSFRCVPQVHGAVKDTIRYVSSVIDIEINSATDNPTVCPDDDLIISGGNFHGEPIALPMDFLSIAMSELADISERRIYRLVSGLRDLPSFLVAKPGLNSGFMITQYTAASVVSLNKTLAMPSSIDNIPSCQDQEDLVSMGANAALKLRAVVDNTERVLAIELFNAAQALDFRKPLRSSPAIMRIHDDYRKIVPFIDIDQLMYPHIEKSIQFLRHEPLTRL
- a CDS encoding malate dehydrogenase encodes the protein MGYLTNDKLLIVGAGGMIGSNMVQSVLMLGLTPNVCLYDIYEPGVHGVYDEIQQCAFPGANVTYYAPAVEDMNNPEKVAEAAKKAFTGAKYIISSGGAPRKAGMTREDLLKGNCKIAAEFGDNIKKYCPDVEHVVVIFNPADVTALTALIHSGLKPSQLTSLAALDSTRLQQALAHEFGVQQDKVTGAHTYGGHGEQMAVFASQVKIDGKPLSEMGLSAERWEEIKHMTVQGGSNIIKLRGRSSFQSPAYCAVKMIEAAMGGEKFTLPAGCYVNHDKLGFKNVMMAMPSTIDKTGVHFVEPTGTEEELKSLQASYEHLCKMRQEVIDLNIIPPVEKWTEMNPNL
- the hutI gene encoding imidazolonepropionase, which encodes MSRLLVYNIATLAGITRVPGLARKCGADMAEFDCIHDAYLLVDDGRIADFGLERDLSVSAHEVVDARRGTVLPSFCDSHTHLVYAGSREQEFVDKINGLSYAEIARRGGGILNSADRLHHMSADELYAQAMQRIDEVVAKGTGCIEIKSGYGLNTADELKMLRVVKRIKRDAPLKVVSTFLGAHAVGRDYAGRQSAYVDLVVDEMIPAVAAEHLADYVDVFCDEGFFTPAETARIIDAGARYGMRAKIHGQELAASGGVEVAVSHNALSVDHLESMTGADIELLRDSATSPTVLPGTSFFLNMPYAPARKMIDAGLGVAIASDYNPGSTPSGDMKFAVSLACVKMRLQPAEALNAATLNGAYAMGLSSDYGSIAVGKVANFVVTKPIPSLAFIPYAYTTPIVQAHYLAGKRVC
- a CDS encoding RagB/SusD family nutrient uptake outer membrane protein, producing the protein MKKKLLIIFAGLLSLGLSSCEQVINREPRENPTDPNYWRNENDVRLFGNGFYSNYYIGYGVGWSEAYSDYRGYVFSDDVCSQGTQASFEDQVPSSRGSKSESISWMTQYCGPSWNFAWVHKANIFINRLNKMNANGLLSSEAFNHWMGVAKFYKCFAYARLVEVFGDVPYFPTDVSSTDTAQLYKDRDPRLLVMDSLYTMSKYALENIRVNDGVDLLNRYVAAGFISRWFLFEGTWQVYHNGDPAHAKKYLELARDAAAIVMKSGNYAIDTPLRDLFGSQNLAGNKECLMYQHFDDALGVRHCVASYSNSGESQTGVNLAFLKSVICTDGRPYKTSKVAGAGNFGIKNMTLTRDPRFEASFIDTVNPSSSTMVYQDKFIDRAAIAMTSAERATHPEYNSSTNTNDAPVIRYAEVLLNWIEAKAELARMGEEAVTQADIDASINVLRDRPLDATAQAKHLSKTAHMQLSDINAGFDPDRDPTVDPLIWEIRRERRLEMVFEHSRLLDLKRWKKLEYMDNDKYPDTMLGCWVDFNNEYTTYLKKGSTKVKKADGTVVTYDGTNAADMVGFFVPLSVAKRNPFLDRVYMSPVGYQQINAYKQRGHTLTQTVGW
- a CDS encoding SusC/RagA family TonB-linked outer membrane protein, with the protein product MKRKLALIGALFLACGAMGSYAYAAAPEPQGSHASAGIVTGTVTDDKGEPVIGASVSEVGTTRGTMTDVNGRFSLRTTGKGKLKISYIGYKPLILNPGDDTNVKLVPDNQLLGDVVVVGYGQQKKANLTGAVSSVDVDKTLVGRQIPDVGRGLQGTTPGLSVTIPNGEVGSDPTIKIRGQVASYTGSSKPLILLDNVEIPSIQIVNPEDIANISVLKDAAASSIYGSKAAFGVILITTKKGSKTDNVDVSYSGNFAWENISKKMDMAGVDGIAYRVDALKRAGGTVYGAFWFVNEESLEKAREWQATYGGKIGKNDPFVYGRDWYLDNNKYRFSKRIFDPYDYMIREWTPSMSHNVSVNGRSGRTSYSIGLGYLDQNGLIRPAKHDDFRRYNASARISTDINKYWTVRTGFNYSMRNKRYAYATSSTTADPWLYLYRWDTTYPMGQDEWGRDIRSPYNEMKNANTANKQDTYLSVSLGTTLNITKDWHVNVDYTYAAEDEVWNKVGTKFTMDNSWAGGSAYVARLDADGNQIYVNDAGEVVPAGTPGAYAAWDMPYMQYTGNGANPDHIYRSTINAKRHTWNITTDYNWDINDINNVKLMLGMNCVDWESESNWSQVTNLTDIFHPSFSKTCGTQTAGGSKDWDGQLGWFGRVNYALMQRYLLEFNLRHDATSKFPKDLRWRWFPSFSMGWRVGDEAFMRWAKPVLTSWKLRGSYGKIGDQSVSNSLYISTMAQGQLSWIQNGSKLTYVGTPSSVYGDITWQDIETLDLGTDISLWDGRIGVIFDWYQRDTKNMLVPQEGIPDTFGAAAPMGNFGNIRTRGWEIEVDFNHRFANGLGLNAMVTVSDAKSTITKYGSGRDIDGWYNGKTYGEIWGYETDRLYQKSDFVYDENGKIVTTYAYHGKETTLAEHPDARLVNKLSDPNGVYQDRFESGKFHFGPGDVKYKDLDGNGDIWYGDNTVEKHGDKKVIGNSTPRYEYGFRLGADWYGVDFSIFFQGVGSRKIWGSGFLAIPGYNCGDGAMPQAIAGDYWTENNTGAFYPAAWNMGGSDTGFNLQKQSRYLLNMAYLRCKNITLGYTLPASITKKAYISKARFYVAAENLFTHDNLRGLPIDPEVVSGVSMFNSGNYNSGRTGVGTPAMKNISVGIQLNF
- a CDS encoding urocanate hydratase; this translates as MTLQEFQADVRAGIPKVLPEPQPYDPDINHAPKRKDILTAEEKKLALRNALRYFPREMHATLLPEFAHELKTYGRIYMYRFRPRYKMYARPIDEYPHRSRQAAAIMMMIQNNLDPAVAQHPHELITYGGNGAVFQNWAQYRLVMKYLSEMTDEQTLVMYSGHPLGLFPSHKNAPRVVVTNGMVIPNYSKPDDWERDNALGVSQYGQMTAGSYMYIGPQGIVHGTTITVLNAARRVMGDNPEHRIPLFVSSGLGGMSGAQPKAGNIAGVVSVVAEINPLAAQKRYDQGWVDELHTSLDELIPAVRKAVAEHRVVSMAYVGNIVDLWERLADENIRVDLGSDQTSLHNPYAGGYYPVGLSLEESKRMMADDPDRFKEQVFASLRRQVAAINRLTARGMYFFDYGNAFLLMSSRAGADVMLDDKHFRYPSYVQDIMGPMFFDYGFGPFRWVCSSGDPRDLETTDRIAAQILTDMLSHAPADIHGQLADNLHWIEQAGRNHLVVGSQARILYADCEGRTRIAQAFNKAVAEGRISAPVVIGRDHHDVSGTDSPFRETSNIYDGSQFCADMAVQNVIGDSFRGATWVSLHNGGGVGWGEVVNGGFGMVIDGTPECDSRIKMMLFWDVNNGIARRSWARNKGSIDAITREMQRTPQLTVTMPNLVDDDLINNFKF